The genomic DNA GGTTACTCCTCCCGGCCGGCCGCGGCGGAAGCATCGTCGTCCCCCGTCTCTTCCACCTGGTCTTCACCGGCCTCGGCCCTTTCACCGGCCTCTTCATCTTCGTCGTCCACCGAGGTCTCAGGGGCCGATGCGGTGGGATCCCACACCAGTTCGCCTTCCTCGGCAGCCTCCGCGGTGTCCGCCGCCTGGGGCACCCACCGCTCCTCGTCGCCGGACAGGGCCGGATCCTCGCCCGCCTGGCTTTCGCTCTTGATGTCGATCTTCCAGCCCGTCAGCTTGGCGGCCAGCCGGGCGTTCTGCCCTTCCCGGCCGATGGCCAGGGAAAGTTGATCGTCGGGGACGATGACCTGGGCCACCTTCTCCTCGGGGTTGGTGATGACCCGCAGCACCCGGGCGGGGCTCAAGGCGTTGGCCAGCATCTGCTCCGTGTCGTCGGACCAGCGGATGATGTCGATCTTCTCGCCCTTGAGCTCGTTGACCACCGACTGGACCCGGCTGCCCCTAGGGCCTACGCAGGCTCCCACGGGGTCCACGTTGATGTCGCGGGAGGCCACGGCCACCTTGGAGCGGGCGCCCGCCTCCCGGGCGATCTGCTTGATCTCCACCAGGCCCTCGTGAATCTCCGGCACTTCTAGCTCAAAGAGGCGCTTCAGCAGGCCCGGGTGGCTCCGGGAGACCACCACCTGGGGGCCTTTGGTGGTCCGCTTGACCTCCACGATGTAGGTCTTGATGCGCTCCCCCTGGCGGTAGTACTCGCCGGGAATCTGCTCCGAGGGGAGCAGGATGGCTTCGGTCCGGCCCAGGTCCACGAAGACGTTGCGCCCGTGAACCCGCCGCACCACCCCGGTGATGATGTCCCCTTCCCGGTTGGCGAATTCCTCGTAAACCAAGCCCCGCTCCGCTTCCCGGATGCGCTGGACCACCACCTGCCGCGCCGTCTGGGCGGCGATGCGGCCGAAGTCCTTAGGGGTGACTTCCAATTGGATCTCGTCGCCCACCTGGGCATCGGGATTGACGCGCCGGGCTTCCTCCAAATCGATTTCCAGGCTTTCGTCGCTGACCTCGTCGACTACCTTTTTCCGGGCGATGACGCGGATGTCGCCCCGTTCCCGGTCGATCTGGACCTCCACCAACTGGGCGGAGCCGAAGTTTCGCCGGTAGGCGGAAATCAAGGCCGCCTCCAGGGCTTCGATCAAAGTGTCCATATCGATGCCGCGTTCCCGCTCCAAGGCTTCCAAGGCGCTGATAAATTCAAGGCTCAATTCTCTCTGCCTCCATGCTTGCGTCCTGCCTTCCGCCGCCCCGGCGGGGACAAGTCGGGGTGCAGGCGTACCCGCTGTACTTGGTGGCAAGGGATGGCGAAGGTCTCCCCTTCAGGTCCCGTAACGACCACCTTGTCGTCCACCAGACCGCCCAGCTTGCCCAGCCAGCGCCGGCGCCCGTCCACGGGCTCCCGGGCGGTCACTTCCACGTCCCGGCCCTTGAAGTACTCAAATTCGCCTTCGTTTTTCAAAACTCGATCCAGACCGGGAGAGGCCA from Sphingobacteriaceae bacterium includes the following:
- the rimP gene encoding ribosome maturation factor RimP; amino-acid sequence: MADEGKVAAAARELAAASGFHLLDVEHVRGRNRTVVRITLDRPGGITLDDCQNFSRRLEERLDAQDLVPGPYTLEVASPGLDRVLKNEGEFEYFKGRDVEVTAREPVDGRRRWLGKLGGLVDDKVVVTGPEGETFAIPCHQVQRVRLHPDLSPPGRRKAGRKHGGREN
- the nusA gene encoding transcription termination factor NusA, whose translation is MSLEFISALEALERERGIDMDTLIEALEAALISAYRRNFGSAQLVEVQIDRERGDIRVIARKKVVDEVSDESLEIDLEEARRVNPDAQVGDEIQLEVTPKDFGRIAAQTARQVVVQRIREAERGLVYEEFANREGDIITGVVRRVHGRNVFVDLGRTEAILLPSEQIPGEYYRQGERIKTYIVEVKRTTKGPQVVVSRSHPGLLKRLFELEVPEIHEGLVEIKQIAREAGARSKVAVASRDINVDPVGACVGPRGSRVQSVVNELKGEKIDIIRWSDDTEQMLANALSPARVLRVITNPEEKVAQVIVPDDQLSLAIGREGQNARLAAKLTGWKIDIKSESQAGEDPALSGDEERWVPQAADTAEAAEEGELVWDPTASAPETSVDDEDEEAGERAEAGEDQVEETGDDDASAAAGREE